One stretch of Cedecea neteri DNA includes these proteins:
- a CDS encoding response regulator, whose translation MQNEMINVLIVEDESELAALHAELIDKHPHLHLVGIANSLASAQRLMLEKQPQLILLDNYLPDGKGITLFGSDLLKQHACSVIFITAASDMDTCSQAIRSGAFDYILKPVSWKRLSHSLERFVQFSQQQREWKVVDQQNVDKLYELQARNAPLDAGSKGIEENTLELVQRLFREGEAQRCFSVDDVVSETRLSKTTARRYLEHCVEKGFLSVEMLYGKIGHPRRLYKRS comes from the coding sequence ATGCAAAATGAAATGATTAACGTGCTTATCGTGGAGGATGAAAGCGAACTTGCCGCACTCCACGCCGAGCTGATTGATAAGCACCCTCACCTCCACCTGGTCGGGATAGCCAACAGCCTGGCGAGCGCGCAGCGCCTGATGCTGGAAAAGCAGCCGCAGCTGATCCTGCTGGATAACTACCTGCCGGACGGCAAAGGCATCACGCTGTTTGGCAGCGACCTGCTCAAGCAGCACGCCTGCTCGGTGATTTTTATCACCGCCGCCAGCGATATGGACACCTGCAGCCAGGCCATTCGCAGCGGGGCGTTTGACTACATCCTCAAGCCGGTATCGTGGAAGCGCCTCAGCCACTCGCTGGAGCGCTTTGTCCAGTTCAGCCAGCAGCAGCGCGAATGGAAGGTGGTCGATCAGCAGAACGTCGATAAGCTTTACGAGCTTCAGGCACGAAATGCCCCGCTGGACGCGGGCAGCAAGGGTATCGAGGAAAATACGCTGGAGCTGGTGCAGCGCCTGTTCCGCGAAGGCGAAGCCCAGCGCTGCTTCTCGGTTGACGACGTGGTCAGCGAAACGCGGCTAAGCAAAACCACCGCCCGCCGCTACCTGGAACACTGCGTTGAGAAAGGCTTTCTCAGCGTCGAAATGCTGTACGGCAAGATTGGTCATCCTCGCCGCCTGTATAAACGGAGCTAA
- a CDS encoding ABC transporter permease yields the protein MPSSLFLRRMLRSPAALSGLIIIAGLVLIALFSPLLAPFDPNWQDAAARLQAPNAHHLLGTDSYGRDLLSRLLYGTRPALGLVLLVTVITLPVGLLIGILSGYYGGWLERILMRFTDVVMSMPRLILAFAFVAMLGPGLVNGALALALTTWPAYARQARSEIQRLRHSDYLAAAEMMGIKGIRLLGGHILPLCLPSAIVRLALDLAGIILAAAGLGFLGLGARPPMSEWGSMIADGMQVIFDQWWIAAIPGTAILLSSLAFNLLGDGLRDVLEPQHD from the coding sequence ATGCCGTCTTCTCTTTTCCTGCGACGCATGCTGCGCTCTCCGGCCGCCCTCAGCGGGCTGATTATCATTGCCGGGCTGGTGCTTATTGCGCTGTTTTCCCCGCTGCTGGCCCCGTTCGATCCTAACTGGCAGGACGCCGCCGCGCGCCTGCAGGCACCCAACGCTCACCATCTGCTGGGTACCGACAGCTACGGTCGCGACCTGCTTTCACGCCTGCTTTACGGCACCCGCCCGGCGCTGGGCCTGGTGCTGCTGGTTACGGTCATTACCCTGCCGGTTGGGCTGCTGATTGGCATTCTTTCCGGCTATTACGGCGGCTGGCTGGAGCGTATTCTGATGCGCTTTACCGACGTAGTGATGTCGATGCCGCGCCTGATCCTGGCCTTCGCTTTTGTGGCGATGCTTGGCCCAGGGTTGGTTAACGGCGCGCTGGCGCTCGCTTTGACAACCTGGCCTGCCTATGCGCGCCAGGCAAGAAGCGAAATACAGCGGCTGCGCCACAGTGATTATCTTGCCGCCGCAGAAATGATGGGAATTAAAGGCATTCGGCTGCTGGGCGGCCACATCCTGCCGCTGTGTCTGCCTTCCGCCATCGTGCGCCTGGCGCTGGATCTTGCCGGGATTATTCTTGCCGCCGCCGGACTCGGGTTCCTGGGCCTCGGCGCCCGTCCGCCGATGTCCGAGTGGGGCTCAATGATTGCCGACGGGATGCAGGTGATTTTCGATCAATGGTGGATTGCCGCTATTCCTGGCACCGCCATTCTGCTGAGCAGCCTGGCCTTTAACCTGCTGGGCGATGGCCTGCGCGACGTGCTGGAGCCGCAACATGACTAA
- a CDS encoding PAS domain-containing methyl-accepting chemotaxis protein: MSAHVPVTQREYTLDDDTTLMSTTDLKSYITHANDTFVQVSGYQLHELSGAAHNLVRHPDMPKAAFADMWFTLQQGEPWTGIVKNRRKNGDHYWVRANAVPVVRHGKTTGYMSIRTKASPEEIAGAEPLYKALNEGRSNKTIYKGLVLRKGLFGKLPTLSLRWRIRGLMSGLFILLMASAFVLGQSPLQMLAIAAFTALACTLLEWQIARPLENVARQALEVATGNSHRVKHLQRSDEIGIILRSIGQLGLMCRWLINDVSSQVANVRSGSEAMAKGNDDLNERTRQTVVNVQQTVATMNQMAASVQTNSETASAADKLSSSASDAAAQGGQAMETVVTTMDDIADSTQRIGSITSLINDIAFQTNILALNAAVEAARAGEQGKGFAVVAGEVRNLAQRSASAANDIRKLIDASASKVQSGTVQVHEAGRTMQDIVAQVQNVTRLLGQISHATSEQADGLADITRAVAELNAITQKNAELVEEGAQVSAMVKHRATRLQDAVTVLG; encoded by the coding sequence ATGTCCGCCCATGTGCCGGTCACCCAGCGTGAATACACGCTTGATGACGATACGACCCTGATGTCCACCACCGATCTGAAAAGTTACATCACGCATGCGAACGATACCTTCGTGCAGGTCAGTGGCTACCAGCTACATGAGCTGAGCGGCGCTGCGCACAACCTCGTGCGGCATCCCGATATGCCAAAGGCGGCCTTTGCCGATATGTGGTTTACCCTCCAGCAGGGCGAACCGTGGACCGGCATCGTGAAGAACCGCCGTAAAAACGGTGACCATTACTGGGTACGCGCCAATGCGGTACCGGTGGTGCGTCACGGCAAAACTACCGGCTATATGTCTATTCGCACCAAGGCCTCGCCGGAAGAAATTGCTGGGGCAGAACCGCTCTACAAGGCGCTGAATGAAGGCCGCAGCAATAAGACCATTTATAAAGGGCTGGTGCTGCGTAAGGGGCTGTTCGGCAAACTGCCCACGCTATCTTTGCGCTGGCGCATCCGTGGGCTAATGAGCGGTTTGTTTATTCTGCTGATGGCCTCGGCGTTCGTGCTGGGACAAAGCCCGCTGCAAATGCTCGCCATCGCGGCGTTTACCGCCTTAGCTTGCACATTGCTGGAATGGCAAATTGCTCGCCCGCTGGAAAACGTTGCCCGCCAGGCGCTGGAAGTGGCGACCGGCAACAGCCACCGCGTGAAGCACCTTCAGCGCAGCGATGAAATCGGCATTATCCTGCGCTCCATCGGCCAGCTTGGGCTGATGTGCCGCTGGCTGATAAACGACGTCAGCAGCCAGGTGGCGAACGTGCGCAGCGGCAGCGAGGCGATGGCGAAAGGAAACGACGATCTGAATGAGCGTACCCGTCAGACGGTGGTCAACGTGCAGCAGACGGTCGCCACCATGAACCAGATGGCGGCGTCGGTACAAACCAACTCGGAAACCGCGTCGGCGGCGGACAAACTCTCCAGCTCCGCCAGTGATGCGGCGGCGCAGGGCGGCCAGGCTATGGAAACCGTGGTGACCACCATGGATGACATTGCCGACAGCACCCAGCGCATCGGTTCTATCACCAGCCTGATCAACGATATCGCTTTCCAGACCAATATTCTGGCGCTTAATGCCGCTGTGGAAGCGGCCCGTGCCGGTGAGCAGGGCAAAGGGTTTGCCGTGGTGGCCGGGGAAGTACGTAACCTGGCGCAGCGTAGCGCCAGCGCGGCCAACGACATCCGCAAGCTGATTGACGCCAGCGCCAGCAAGGTGCAGTCCGGCACGGTGCAGGTTCACGAGGCGGGGCGCACCATGCAGGACATCGTGGCGCAGGTGCAGAACGTCACCCGGCTTCTCGGGCAGATAAGCCACGCCACGTCTGAGCAGGCGGATGGCCTGGCGGACATTACCCGCGCGGTGGCTGAACTGAACGCCATCACGCAGAAAAATGCCGAGCTGGTGGAAGAGGGGGCCCAGGTGTCGGCGATGGTTAAACACCGCGCGACTCGCCTGCAGGATGCGGTCACGGTTCTGGGCTAA
- a CDS encoding ABC transporter ATP-binding protein — protein MTNRITVSGLNIDYPGSRVVSNLSFTLGNERLALVGESGSGKSMTARALMGLVRKPGKVSAEQLSVMGHDLLDMNARSWNQLRGSDIAMVLQDPRYALNPVKSVLQQIDEALRLHQKLSTAERRDRCRELVQSVGLPDAVLQRYPGELSGGMGQRVMIAIALANNPKVLIADEPTSALDARLRNQILELLVAQCEQRQMALLLISHDLPLVAEHCHRVLVMYQGQKVDEMAASALPQATHPYTRTLWTCRPNADTYGQMLPTLNRSEFQPGESHGDR, from the coding sequence ATGACTAACAGAATTACCGTTTCCGGGCTGAATATCGACTACCCCGGCAGCCGGGTTGTCAGCAACCTTTCCTTCACCCTCGGCAATGAACGCCTTGCGCTGGTCGGGGAATCCGGTTCAGGAAAATCCATGACGGCGCGAGCCCTGATGGGGCTGGTGCGTAAGCCAGGTAAAGTGAGCGCGGAGCAGCTTAGCGTGATGGGGCACGACCTGCTCGATATGAACGCCCGTAGCTGGAACCAGCTGCGCGGCAGCGATATCGCCATGGTGCTGCAGGACCCGCGCTATGCGCTAAACCCGGTGAAAAGCGTGCTGCAGCAAATTGACGAGGCGCTCCGCCTGCACCAGAAGCTCTCAACAGCCGAACGCCGCGATCGCTGCCGCGAGCTGGTGCAATCCGTTGGCTTACCGGACGCGGTGCTGCAGCGTTACCCCGGCGAGCTGTCCGGCGGCATGGGCCAGCGCGTGATGATCGCCATTGCGCTCGCTAATAACCCGAAAGTACTGATTGCCGACGAACCAACCTCGGCGCTGGATGCTCGCTTGCGCAACCAAATCCTTGAGCTGCTGGTAGCCCAGTGCGAACAGCGTCAAATGGCGCTGCTGCTGATTAGCCACGACCTGCCGCTGGTGGCGGAACACTGCCACCGCGTGCTGGTGATGTATCAGGGGCAAAAAGTGGATGAAATGGCGGCGAGCGCTCTGCCGCAGGCCACGCATCCCTACACGCGCACGCTCTGGACCTGCCGTCCAAATGCCGACACCTATGGGCAGATGCTGCCGACGCTGAACCGCAGCGAATTCCAGCCAGGAGAGAGTCATGGCGATCGTTAA
- a CDS encoding ABC transporter permease, with translation MSEVSPSSQRLRRPLLTLLQGIFTLALTLIGLLLITFALSALSPVDRVLQIVGDHASQSTYDQVRHQLGLDRSLPVQFWHYLVNLAHGDLGIASSTGQPVLHDLLSAFPATLELATLALIIGSVLGVLFGVLCARFAGSPWDLAVRTFTLLGNSVPIFWLGLLMLALFYARLQWSAGPGRLDDIYQYSVEAKTGFVLIDTWLSGDKGAFLNAVNHLILPVLLLAYYSLASITRLTRTACLSEMNKEYITLARAKGAGDMTILLRHVLPNIRGTLFTVIALAYTSMLEGAVLTETVFSWPGIGRYLTTALFAGDTTAIMGGTLLIGVSFVLINNLTDILVRATDPRIR, from the coding sequence ATGTCCGAAGTTTCTCCCTCGTCGCAGCGCCTGCGGCGCCCGCTGCTTACCCTGCTTCAGGGAATATTTACCCTTGCTCTCACCCTTATTGGCCTGCTGCTGATTACCTTTGCTTTGTCCGCGCTTTCCCCGGTGGACAGAGTGCTGCAAATCGTCGGCGATCACGCCAGCCAGTCCACTTACGATCAGGTTCGCCACCAGCTAGGGCTGGATCGGTCGCTGCCCGTGCAGTTCTGGCATTACCTCGTCAATCTTGCCCACGGCGATTTGGGCATAGCCAGCTCAACCGGCCAGCCGGTGCTGCATGATTTACTCTCGGCTTTCCCCGCCACGCTTGAGCTTGCCACCCTCGCGCTCATCATCGGCAGCGTGCTGGGCGTGCTTTTTGGCGTGCTTTGCGCCCGCTTTGCCGGTTCACCGTGGGATCTCGCAGTGCGCACGTTTACCCTGCTCGGAAACTCGGTGCCTATTTTCTGGCTCGGCCTGCTGATGCTGGCGCTGTTTTATGCCCGCCTGCAGTGGAGCGCCGGGCCGGGAAGGCTCGATGATATTTACCAGTACAGCGTCGAGGCCAAAACGGGCTTCGTGCTGATTGATACCTGGCTTTCCGGCGATAAAGGCGCGTTCCTCAACGCCGTTAACCACCTGATTCTGCCGGTGCTGCTGCTGGCCTATTATTCTCTCGCCAGCATCACCCGCCTGACGCGCACGGCCTGCCTCAGCGAAATGAATAAAGAGTACATTACGCTGGCTCGCGCGAAAGGCGCAGGTGACATGACGATTCTGCTGCGCCACGTTCTGCCGAACATTCGCGGCACGCTGTTCACCGTGATCGCGCTGGCTTACACCAGCATGCTGGAAGGTGCCGTGCTGACGGAAACCGTCTTCTCCTGGCCGGGCATTGGCCGCTATCTCACCACCGCGCTGTTTGCCGGTGATACCACCGCGATTATGGGCGGCACGCTGCTGATCGGCGTGTCGTTTGTGCTGATCAATAACCTGACCGACATACTGGTGCGTGCCACCGATCCGAGGATCCGCTAA
- a CDS encoding ABC transporter substrate-binding protein produces MQKKVLPLLLLAALSAASHAATPPDTLVVAQGLDDIVSLDPAEANELSSIQTVPSLYQRLVQADRTDPAKVVPILAASWQGDAANKKLTIKLRPDAKFASGNPLRPEDVIFSYTRAVTLNKSPAFILNVLGWQPDNIASQLKKVDDHTLEVHWTADVSPAVALNILSTPIASIVDEKAVEPNVKAGDFGNEWLKMHSAGSGPFKMRVYQPHQAIVLDANPTSPGDAPKVKNIIIKNVPDPAARRLLIQQGDADIARDLGSDQTSALEGKPGVKVLSIPSAEQNYLVFNVGNNANPLLKNPALWEAARYLVDYQGITKDLLKGQYFVHQSFLPVGFPGALENTPFKFDPAKAKEILAKAGIKDAHFSLDVENKPPFITIAQSMQASFAQGGVKVDLLPAAGSQVYARVRAKQHQAAIRLWIPDYFDAHSNASAFAYNDGKASTVAGLNGWQIPELNKQTLAAVAEADPAKRKDLYTKLQEELQRSSPYVFVDQGKTQVVVRDNIKGYQQGLNADMVYYDNVTK; encoded by the coding sequence ATGCAAAAGAAAGTCCTGCCATTACTGCTGCTGGCTGCGCTGTCTGCAGCTTCTCACGCTGCCACGCCACCGGATACCCTGGTGGTTGCTCAAGGCCTGGATGACATCGTCAGCCTTGACCCGGCCGAAGCCAACGAACTCTCAAGCATCCAGACCGTGCCAAGCCTGTACCAGCGCCTGGTGCAGGCAGACCGTACCGATCCGGCCAAAGTTGTGCCGATTCTGGCGGCAAGCTGGCAGGGCGATGCGGCGAATAAAAAGCTGACCATCAAGCTGCGTCCGGACGCTAAATTCGCCTCCGGCAACCCGCTGCGCCCGGAAGACGTAATCTTCTCCTACACCCGCGCGGTGACGCTGAACAAATCCCCGGCCTTTATTCTTAACGTGCTGGGCTGGCAGCCGGATAACATCGCCAGCCAGCTGAAGAAAGTGGATGACCACACGCTGGAAGTGCACTGGACCGCGGACGTAAGCCCGGCGGTAGCCCTGAATATTCTTTCCACGCCAATCGCCTCCATCGTCGATGAAAAAGCGGTTGAACCCAACGTGAAAGCGGGCGACTTCGGCAACGAGTGGCTGAAAATGCACTCTGCCGGCAGCGGCCCGTTCAAAATGCGCGTCTACCAGCCGCATCAGGCTATCGTCCTGGATGCCAATCCGACATCCCCTGGCGACGCGCCAAAAGTGAAAAACATCATCATTAAAAACGTGCCCGATCCGGCCGCTCGCCGCCTGCTGATTCAGCAAGGTGACGCCGATATCGCCCGTGATTTAGGCTCTGACCAAACCAGCGCGCTCGAAGGCAAACCGGGCGTGAAGGTGCTGAGCATTCCTTCCGCCGAGCAAAACTACCTGGTGTTTAACGTCGGCAACAATGCCAACCCGCTGCTGAAAAATCCTGCGCTGTGGGAAGCGGCCCGCTACCTGGTTGATTATCAGGGCATCACCAAAGATCTGCTGAAAGGCCAGTACTTCGTGCACCAGAGCTTCCTGCCGGTCGGTTTCCCTGGCGCACTGGAAAACACGCCGTTTAAATTCGACCCGGCGAAAGCGAAAGAGATCCTGGCGAAAGCGGGCATCAAAGACGCCCATTTCTCGCTGGACGTGGAAAACAAACCGCCGTTTATCACCATCGCGCAGTCGATGCAGGCGAGCTTTGCCCAGGGCGGCGTGAAGGTGGATCTGCTGCCTGCGGCAGGTAGCCAGGTTTACGCCCGCGTTCGTGCGAAGCAGCACCAGGCCGCTATCCGCCTGTGGATCCCGGACTATTTCGACGCCCACTCCAACGCCAGCGCCTTTGCCTATAACGACGGCAAAGCGAGCACCGTGGCCGGGCTGAACGGTTGGCAGATTCCGGAACTGAACAAACAAACGCTGGCCGCCGTGGCGGAAGCCGATCCGGCCAAACGCAAAGATCTCTATACCAAACTGCAGGAGGAGCTGCAGCGTAGCTCCCCGTACGTGTTTGTCGACCAGGGTAAAACCCAGGTTGTAGTGCGCGATAACATCAAGGGCTATCAGCAAGGCCTGAATGCGGATATGGTGTATTACGATAACGTCACTAAATAA
- the proP gene encoding glycine betaine/L-proline transporter ProP has protein sequence MLKRKKKVRPIKVSDVTIIDDARLKKAITAASLGNAMEWFDFGVYGFVAYALGKVFFPDASPSVQMIAALGTFSVPFLIRPLGGLFFGMLGDKYGRQKILAITIVIMSLSTFAIGLIPSYATIGIWAPILLLLAKMAQGFSVGGEYTGASIFVAEYSPDRKRGFMGSWLDFGSIAGFVCGAGVVVLITAIVGEENFLDWGWRIPFFLALPLGIIGLYLRHALEETPAFQQHVEKMEQGDREGLADGPKVSFKEIATKHWRSLLVCIGIVISTNVTYYMLLTYMPSYLSHNLHYSEEHGVLIIIAIMVGMLFVQPMIGLLSDRFGRRPFILLGSLGLFLLSIPAFMLINSGVIGLIFAGLLTLAVVLNFFIGVMASTLPAMFPTHIRYSALASAFNISVLIAGVTPTVAAWLVETTQNLMMPAYYLMVVAVIGFITAVTMKETANKPLKGATPAASDIAEAREIVQEHHDNIEQKIEDLDKEIEDLQAKRALLVDQHPRINE, from the coding sequence ATGCTAAAAAGGAAAAAGAAAGTCAGACCGATCAAGGTCAGTGACGTCACTATCATTGACGATGCGCGTCTGAAAAAAGCCATCACTGCCGCTTCACTCGGCAACGCGATGGAATGGTTTGATTTTGGTGTTTACGGTTTTGTTGCTTACGCACTAGGTAAAGTCTTCTTCCCGGATGCCAGTCCGAGCGTTCAGATGATCGCCGCGCTGGGGACCTTCTCTGTTCCTTTCCTGATTCGTCCACTGGGCGGCCTGTTCTTCGGGATGCTAGGGGATAAATACGGTCGTCAGAAAATCCTGGCTATCACCATCGTCATCATGTCGCTCAGTACGTTTGCTATCGGGCTGATTCCGTCCTATGCCACCATCGGCATCTGGGCACCTATCCTGCTGCTGCTGGCCAAAATGGCTCAGGGCTTCTCGGTAGGCGGCGAATACACCGGGGCCTCTATCTTCGTGGCGGAGTACTCGCCTGACCGTAAGCGCGGCTTTATGGGCAGCTGGCTGGACTTCGGTTCGATTGCCGGGTTCGTCTGCGGCGCGGGCGTGGTGGTGCTTATCACCGCTATCGTCGGCGAAGAGAACTTCCTCGACTGGGGCTGGCGTATTCCGTTCTTCCTCGCGCTGCCGCTAGGCATCATCGGCCTCTACCTGCGCCACGCGCTGGAAGAAACTCCGGCGTTCCAGCAGCACGTTGAGAAAATGGAGCAGGGCGATCGCGAAGGTCTGGCAGACGGTCCAAAAGTTTCGTTCAAAGAGATTGCCACCAAGCACTGGCGCAGCCTGCTGGTCTGTATTGGCATTGTTATCTCGACCAACGTCACCTACTACATGCTGCTGACCTACATGCCGAGCTATCTTTCGCATAACCTGCATTATTCGGAAGAGCACGGGGTGCTGATCATCATCGCCATTATGGTGGGGATGCTGTTCGTTCAGCCGATGATTGGCCTGCTGAGCGACCGCTTTGGCCGTCGGCCGTTTATCCTGCTGGGCAGTCTCGGCCTGTTCCTGCTGTCGATTCCGGCCTTTATGCTGATTAACAGCGGCGTGATTGGGCTGATCTTTGCCGGATTGCTGACCCTGGCGGTGGTGCTGAACTTCTTTATCGGCGTGATGGCCTCCACGCTGCCGGCGATGTTCCCGACCCATATCCGCTACAGCGCCCTGGCTAGCGCCTTTAATATTTCGGTGCTGATTGCGGGCGTGACGCCAACGGTTGCCGCATGGCTGGTGGAAACCACCCAGAACCTGATGATGCCGGCTTACTACCTGATGGTGGTGGCGGTTATCGGCTTTATCACCGCTGTCACCATGAAAGAAACCGCCAATAAACCGCTGAAAGGCGCGACGCCGGCGGCATCGGACATTGCGGAAGCGCGTGAAATTGTTCAGGAGCACCACGACAATATCGAGCAGAAAATTGAGGACCTGGATAAGGAAATCGAAGATCTGCAGGCGAAGCGTGCCCTGCTGGTGGATCAGCACCCGAGGATTAACGAGTAG